The proteins below come from a single Beutenbergia cavernae DSM 12333 genomic window:
- a CDS encoding acyl carrier protein, giving the protein MASSEQEILAGLAEIVNEETGLPTDSVQLDKSFTDDLDIDSLSMMTIVTQAEDKFSVTIPDDEVKNLVTVGDAVTYIAGAQA; this is encoded by the coding sequence ATGGCAAGCAGCGAGCAGGAGATCCTGGCCGGCCTGGCCGAGATCGTCAACGAGGAGACCGGCCTGCCGACCGACTCCGTTCAGCTCGACAAGTCGTTCACCGACGACCTCGACATCGACTCGCTGTCGATGATGACGATCGTCACGCAGGCCGAGGACAAGTTCAGCGTCACGATCCCGGACGACGAGGTCAAGAACCTCGTCACCGTCGGCGACGCCGTCACCTACATCGCCGGCGCGCAGGCCTGA
- a CDS encoding beta-ketoacyl-ACP synthase III yields the protein MTATLRQTAPTTASRILGVGGLRGEDVVPNDEIVGPINSSDEWIRQRTGIVSRRRAKPTTTLADLAEGAARAALDAAGIDASQVDAVLVSTVTYFEQTPSIAAVLTDRLGATPAAAYDISAACAGYCYGIAQADAMVRSGVARHVLVVGVEKMSDFIDPTDRTISFLLGDGAGAAVVGPSDVPGIGPTVWGSDGAQSRVIFQTEPWLAFRRAAGEGVPAGLEGVSWPTLRQEGPTVFKWVISQMPDVARRAVAAAGLEMGDIDVFIPHQANMRITDQLVKLLKLGPEVAVGRDIAETGNTSAASVPLATERLLREGAAKSGDVALQIGFGAGLVYAAQVVVLP from the coding sequence ATGACCGCCACGCTGCGTCAGACCGCGCCCACGACGGCGTCCCGCATCCTCGGCGTGGGCGGCCTCCGCGGAGAGGACGTCGTCCCGAACGACGAGATCGTCGGGCCGATCAACTCCTCCGACGAGTGGATCCGACAGCGGACCGGCATCGTCTCGCGGCGGCGCGCCAAGCCGACGACGACGCTCGCCGACCTCGCCGAGGGCGCGGCACGCGCTGCGCTCGACGCCGCGGGGATCGACGCGTCGCAGGTCGACGCCGTGCTCGTGTCCACGGTGACGTACTTCGAGCAGACGCCGTCCATCGCGGCGGTGCTCACCGACCGCCTCGGCGCCACCCCCGCGGCCGCGTACGACATCTCCGCCGCGTGCGCCGGGTACTGCTACGGGATCGCCCAGGCCGACGCGATGGTGCGTTCCGGCGTCGCCCGCCACGTGCTCGTGGTCGGCGTCGAGAAGATGTCCGACTTCATCGACCCGACCGACCGCACGATCTCGTTCCTCCTCGGCGACGGCGCGGGCGCCGCCGTCGTCGGCCCGTCCGACGTCCCGGGCATCGGCCCGACGGTGTGGGGGTCGGACGGCGCCCAGTCGCGCGTCATCTTCCAGACGGAGCCGTGGCTCGCGTTCCGGCGCGCGGCCGGCGAGGGCGTCCCCGCCGGGCTCGAGGGCGTCAGCTGGCCGACCCTGCGGCAGGAGGGACCGACGGTCTTCAAGTGGGTCATCTCGCAGATGCCGGACGTCGCCCGCCGCGCCGTCGCCGCGGCCGGGCTCGAGATGGGCGACATCGACGTCTTCATCCCGCACCAGGCGAACATGCGGATCACGGACCAGCTGGTGAAGCTGCTCAAGCTGGGCCCCGAGGTCGCCGTCGGTCGCGACATCGCCGAGACCGGCAACACGTCGGCGGCGTCCGTCCCGCTCGCCACGGAGCGCCTGCTGCGCGAGGGCGCCGCGAAGAGCGGCGACGTCGCCCTGCAGATCGGGTTCGGCGCCGGGCTCGTCTACGCGGCACAGGTCGTCGTCCTGCCCTGA
- a CDS encoding ACP S-malonyltransferase has translation MLALLCPGQGAQTPGMLAPWLELFDADGGADAFDIDEYSDAAGVDLRTHGTTSDADTIRDTAIAQPLIVATSLLAARALLGRPLAAADGVALAGHSVGEFAAAVLAGVLPDRAGLALVGERGRAMAADAARVPTGMNAVLGGDPADVAARLEQLDLVAANVNGAGQVVAAGSLEALEALRADPPAKARVVPLQVAGAFHTSFMAQAAQTVAGVAASLDPADPVVPLLSNADGAVVTSGADALARLAGQVASPVRWDLCQETLGGLGATAVVELAPGGVLTSLARRTLPGVPGIALKSPADLDAARAMLAEHGIATGTGAVPTPESNVTPGDS, from the coding sequence GTGCTCGCTCTCCTCTGCCCCGGCCAGGGCGCCCAGACGCCCGGCATGCTCGCCCCGTGGCTCGAGCTGTTCGACGCGGACGGCGGCGCCGACGCGTTCGACATCGACGAGTACTCCGACGCCGCCGGCGTCGACCTCCGCACGCACGGGACGACGTCGGACGCGGACACGATCCGCGACACGGCCATCGCCCAGCCGCTGATCGTCGCCACGTCGCTGCTCGCCGCCCGGGCGCTCCTCGGACGGCCGCTCGCCGCGGCCGACGGCGTCGCCCTCGCCGGGCACTCCGTCGGCGAGTTCGCGGCGGCGGTGCTCGCCGGCGTGCTGCCCGACCGGGCCGGACTCGCCCTGGTCGGCGAGCGCGGCCGCGCGATGGCCGCGGACGCGGCACGCGTGCCGACCGGGATGAACGCGGTGCTGGGCGGCGACCCGGCCGACGTGGCGGCCCGGCTCGAGCAGCTCGACCTCGTGGCGGCGAACGTCAACGGCGCCGGTCAGGTGGTCGCGGCCGGGTCGCTCGAGGCGCTCGAGGCGCTGCGTGCCGATCCCCCGGCGAAGGCGCGCGTCGTCCCGCTCCAGGTCGCCGGCGCGTTCCACACGTCGTTCATGGCACAGGCCGCCCAGACCGTCGCCGGCGTGGCGGCGTCGCTCGACCCGGCGGACCCGGTGGTGCCGCTGCTGTCCAACGCCGACGGCGCCGTCGTCACGTCCGGCGCCGACGCGCTCGCCCGGCTCGCCGGGCAGGTCGCGTCGCCCGTGCGCTGGGACCTGTGTCAGGAGACGCTCGGCGGCCTGGGCGCCACGGCAGTGGTCGAGCTCGCCCCGGGCGGCGTCCTGACGTCCCTCGCGCGGCGTACGCTGCCTGGCGTGCCCGGCATCGCGTTGAAGTCGCCGGCGGATCTCGACGCCGCGCGTGCGATGCTCGCCGAGCACGGCATCGCGACGGGCACGGGGGCTGTGCCCACGCCCGAATCGAACGTCACACCTGGAGACTCATGA
- a CDS encoding PucR family transcriptional regulator: MTRARAESVDVAAGAHPPHAPEMIRRLRQGTDMLTGAALRRLDEELAWYRSLAAEDRSWIGMVAQSGIAAFISWYERPEPTTFNAAEIFRAAPPELTRSISLQHTLQLVRIVVEVVEEHTEELATPGQDRELRDAVLRYSREVAFSAAEVYARAAEARGAWDARLEALVVDSLLRGEGDDSLASRVAALGWSGRGATIVMVGTAEEPLDTSFAADLRRAARRAAHDALVGIQGMRIIVVLGGEGDLRVGAESLAARLGPGPVVIGPEVGDVSEAHRSARVALAGLAAVRAWPSAPRPVLAEDLLPERVLAGDPDARRTVLSDVYGPLLGVGGPLLETLSAYLEAGRSLEATARGLFVHPNTVRYRLRRIAAVTGWDATDPREGYVLQVAIAVGRLGA, from the coding sequence ATGACCCGCGCCCGAGCCGAGAGCGTCGACGTGGCCGCCGGCGCGCACCCGCCGCACGCGCCGGAGATGATCCGACGCCTCCGGCAGGGCACGGACATGCTCACCGGTGCCGCGCTGCGCCGCCTGGACGAGGAGCTCGCGTGGTACCGCTCGCTCGCGGCCGAGGACCGGTCCTGGATCGGGATGGTCGCGCAGTCCGGGATCGCCGCGTTCATCTCCTGGTACGAGCGTCCGGAGCCGACGACGTTCAACGCGGCCGAGATCTTCCGGGCGGCCCCGCCGGAGCTGACGCGCTCGATCTCGCTGCAGCACACCCTGCAGCTCGTGCGGATCGTCGTCGAGGTCGTCGAGGAGCACACGGAGGAGCTGGCCACCCCGGGTCAGGACCGTGAGCTGCGCGACGCCGTCCTGCGGTACTCGAGGGAGGTCGCCTTCTCGGCGGCCGAGGTGTACGCGCGGGCGGCGGAGGCACGCGGCGCGTGGGACGCGCGGCTCGAGGCCCTCGTGGTCGACTCGCTGCTGCGCGGCGAGGGCGACGACTCGCTCGCGTCGCGGGTCGCGGCGCTGGGGTGGAGCGGCCGCGGCGCAACGATCGTCATGGTCGGCACGGCCGAGGAGCCGCTCGACACGTCCTTCGCCGCGGACCTTCGGCGCGCCGCCCGCCGCGCCGCTCACGACGCGCTCGTCGGCATCCAGGGGATGCGCATCATCGTCGTCCTCGGCGGCGAGGGCGACCTGCGGGTCGGCGCGGAGTCGCTCGCCGCGCGGCTCGGGCCCGGCCCGGTCGTCATCGGCCCGGAGGTCGGCGACGTCTCCGAGGCGCACCGCTCCGCACGCGTCGCGCTCGCCGGTCTCGCGGCCGTCCGCGCGTGGCCGTCGGCTCCCCGGCCGGTGCTCGCGGAGGACCTGCTCCCGGAGCGCGTCCTCGCCGGCGACCCGGACGCGCGCCGCACCGTCCTCAGCGACGTCTACGGCCCCCTGCTCGGCGTCGGCGGCCCGCTGCTGGAGACCCTGTCCGCCTACCTCGAGGCCGGCCGGTCGCTCGAGGCGACGGCGCGGGGGCTGTTCGTCCACCCGAACACGGTGCGGTACCGGCTGCGCCGGATCGCCGCGGTCACGGGGTGGGACGCGACGGATCCGCGCGAGGGCTACGTGCTCCAGGTGGCGATCGCCGTCGGGCGTCTCGGCGCATGA
- the aceE gene encoding pyruvate dehydrogenase (acetyl-transferring), homodimeric type: MSSTSIEARHAGGDDAEETAEWVESLDGLLAARGDERAEQVLATLIDRAAERGLQVPGTLTTPYINTIDADDEPSFPGDEAVERRYRNYLRWNSAVMVTRAQRPGIAVGGHISSYASVATLYEVGLNHFFRGKDHPGGGDQIYFQGHASPGMYARAFLEGRLTAEQLDGFRQELSHPGGGMPSYPHPRLMPDFWEFPTVSMGLGPASAIYQAWTNRYLQLRGIKDTSEQRVWAFLGDGEMDEPESRGMLQLAAQQHLDNLTFVVNCNLQRLDGPVRGNGNIIQELEAQFRGAGWNVIKVVWGREWDDLLAKDDDGALVRLMSSTPDGDYQTYRAESGAFIREHFFGRDPRTKELVAEMSDDEIWAMKRGGHDYRKLYAAYQAATQHEGAPTVILAHTVKGYGLGPGFAGRNATHQMKKLKVADLKLLRDTLRIPLDDAALEADPYLPPYYHPGFDAPEIQYMLERRTVLGGFLPERRTAHEKVQLPGDAAYALLAKGSGNQEVATTMAFVRLFKDLVKDKELGKRIVPIIPDEARTFGLDSIFPSAKIFNTQGQHYLAVDRELMLSYKESEAGQIMHTGINEAGSAAAFQAVGTSYATHGEVLVPFYIYYSMFGFQRTGDQFWAAGDQMTRGFLIGATAGRTTLTGEGLQHADGHSPLLAQTNPAVIHYDPAYGYEIRHIVRDGLERMYGPDDERDPNVIYYLTVYNEPMLQPVEPEGVDVEGILHGIYRLAEPDGDGPRVQLLASGVAVPWALEARTILAEEWGVRAGVWSVTSWNELRRDAVAADRDALVAPSQPRREPYVTAKLRDAGGPYVATSDYNHLVADQIRAWVPGDYAVLGADGFGFSDTRPAVRRHFLIDSHSLVVAALAQLARRGEIDAEAPARAVEAYRLLDVTAGTTGTAGGDA, encoded by the coding sequence GTGTCCTCAACCAGCATCGAGGCGCGCCACGCCGGAGGCGACGACGCCGAGGAGACCGCAGAGTGGGTCGAGTCGCTCGACGGCCTCCTGGCCGCGCGCGGTGACGAGCGGGCCGAGCAGGTGCTCGCCACGCTCATCGACCGGGCAGCGGAGCGCGGGCTCCAGGTTCCCGGCACGCTGACGACGCCGTACATCAACACGATCGACGCCGACGACGAGCCGTCGTTCCCCGGCGACGAGGCGGTCGAGCGCCGGTACCGCAACTACCTGCGGTGGAACTCCGCGGTGATGGTGACCCGGGCGCAGCGGCCCGGCATCGCCGTCGGCGGTCACATCTCCTCCTACGCGTCGGTGGCGACGCTGTACGAGGTCGGCCTCAACCACTTCTTCCGCGGCAAGGACCACCCCGGCGGCGGCGACCAGATCTACTTCCAGGGGCACGCCTCGCCGGGCATGTACGCCCGCGCGTTCCTCGAGGGCCGCCTGACCGCCGAGCAGCTCGACGGCTTCCGCCAGGAGCTCTCGCACCCGGGCGGCGGTATGCCGTCCTACCCGCACCCGCGGCTCATGCCGGACTTCTGGGAGTTCCCGACGGTGTCGATGGGCCTCGGCCCGGCGTCGGCGATCTACCAGGCGTGGACGAACCGTTACCTCCAGCTGCGCGGGATCAAGGACACCAGCGAGCAGCGCGTCTGGGCGTTCCTCGGCGACGGCGAGATGGACGAGCCGGAGTCGCGGGGCATGCTGCAGCTCGCGGCTCAGCAGCACCTGGACAACCTCACGTTCGTCGTGAACTGCAACCTGCAGCGGCTCGACGGGCCGGTCCGGGGCAACGGCAACATCATCCAGGAGCTCGAGGCGCAGTTCCGCGGCGCGGGCTGGAACGTCATCAAGGTCGTCTGGGGCCGTGAGTGGGACGACCTGCTCGCGAAGGACGACGACGGCGCGCTGGTCCGCCTCATGAGCTCGACGCCGGACGGCGACTACCAGACGTACCGCGCCGAGTCGGGTGCGTTCATCCGTGAGCACTTCTTCGGGCGCGACCCGCGCACGAAGGAGCTCGTCGCCGAGATGAGCGACGACGAGATCTGGGCGATGAAGCGCGGTGGCCACGACTACCGGAAGCTGTACGCCGCCTACCAGGCAGCGACGCAGCACGAGGGCGCGCCGACCGTGATCCTCGCGCACACGGTCAAGGGGTACGGGCTCGGCCCGGGCTTCGCCGGCCGCAACGCGACGCACCAGATGAAGAAGCTCAAGGTCGCCGACCTCAAGCTCCTGCGCGACACGCTGCGCATCCCGCTCGACGACGCCGCGCTCGAGGCCGACCCCTACCTGCCGCCGTACTACCACCCGGGCTTCGACGCCCCGGAGATCCAGTACATGCTCGAGCGGCGCACGGTGCTGGGCGGTTTCCTCCCCGAGCGACGCACGGCGCACGAGAAGGTGCAGCTGCCGGGCGACGCGGCGTACGCGCTGCTCGCGAAGGGCTCGGGGAACCAGGAGGTCGCCACCACGATGGCGTTCGTCCGGCTCTTCAAGGACCTCGTGAAGGACAAGGAGCTCGGCAAGCGGATCGTCCCGATCATCCCGGACGAGGCGCGCACGTTCGGTCTCGACTCGATCTTCCCGAGCGCGAAGATCTTCAACACGCAGGGCCAGCACTACCTCGCCGTGGACCGCGAGCTCATGCTGAGCTACAAGGAGTCCGAGGCCGGGCAGATCATGCACACCGGCATCAACGAGGCCGGCTCCGCCGCCGCGTTCCAGGCGGTCGGGACGTCGTACGCGACGCACGGCGAGGTGCTCGTCCCGTTCTACATCTACTACTCGATGTTCGGGTTCCAGCGCACGGGCGACCAGTTCTGGGCCGCCGGCGACCAGATGACGCGCGGGTTCCTCATCGGCGCCACCGCCGGCCGCACCACGCTGACGGGCGAGGGTCTGCAGCACGCCGACGGGCACTCGCCGCTGCTCGCGCAGACGAACCCCGCCGTCATCCACTACGACCCGGCGTACGGGTACGAGATCCGGCACATCGTGCGCGACGGCCTCGAGCGGATGTACGGACCGGACGACGAGCGCGACCCGAACGTCATCTACTACCTCACCGTCTACAACGAGCCGATGCTGCAGCCGGTCGAGCCGGAGGGCGTCGACGTCGAGGGCATCCTGCACGGGATCTACCGCCTCGCGGAGCCCGACGGCGACGGGCCGCGGGTGCAGCTGCTCGCGTCCGGCGTCGCCGTCCCGTGGGCGCTCGAGGCGCGCACGATCCTCGCCGAGGAGTGGGGGGTGCGCGCCGGCGTCTGGAGCGTGACGAGCTGGAACGAGCTGCGCCGCGACGCCGTCGCCGCCGACCGGGACGCGCTCGTGGCCCCGTCGCAGCCGCGCCGCGAGCCGTACGTGACGGCGAAGCTGCGCGACGCGGGCGGCCCGTACGTCGCGACGAGCGACTACAACCACCTCGTGGCCGACCAGATCCGGGCCTGGGTGCCGGGTGACTACGCGGTGCTCGGCGCCGACGGGTTCGGGTTCTCCGACACCCGGCCCGCCGTCCGCCGGCACTTCCTCATCGACTCGCACTCGCTCGTCGTCGCCGCGCTCGCGCAGCTCGCCCGGCGTGGAGAGATCGACGCGGAGGCACCGGCGCGCGCCGTCGAGGCGTACCGCCTGCTCGACGTCACGGCCGGCACCACCGGGACCGCCGGCGGCGACGCCTGA
- a CDS encoding DUF3052 domain-containing protein, whose amino-acid sequence MAASTDPGATRGAPDRFGFTSGQVIQEFGYDDDVDLGLRDALAAVTGTDLVDEDYDDVTDSAIVWWREEDGDVADLADLLITAMSALDDGGLVWVLVPKAGRPGHVTPADIADAAQTAGLQPTTSIAAAPEWLGVRLAARGRGR is encoded by the coding sequence GTGGCAGCGAGCACGGACCCCGGCGCCACGCGCGGCGCGCCGGACCGCTTCGGATTCACCTCGGGGCAGGTGATCCAGGAGTTCGGGTACGACGACGACGTCGACCTCGGCCTGCGCGACGCGCTTGCCGCGGTCACCGGCACCGACCTCGTGGACGAGGACTACGACGACGTCACCGACTCCGCGATCGTGTGGTGGCGGGAGGAAGACGGCGATGTCGCGGATCTCGCCGACCTGCTCATCACGGCGATGAGCGCCCTGGACGACGGCGGCCTCGTGTGGGTGCTCGTGCCCAAGGCCGGCCGGCCGGGGCACGTGACGCCCGCTGACATCGCCGACGCCGCACAGACGGCAGGGCTGCAGCCCACGACGTCCATCGCCGCCGCGCCGGAGTGGCTCGGGGTCCGCCTCGCAGCTCGCGGCCGGGGTCGCTGA
- a CDS encoding redoxin domain-containing protein yields MPRQPDLPDLPDLPALGTTAPPFRVTDVTGAPITGADLLGRPALLVFFPFAFSGVCTSELTELSAALPQLAPTRVLGISCDPTFSQAAWAREAGVAVELASDFWPHGATATAFGAFDESHGWAHRVSVLLDGDGVVRWRTASPPGRPRDAAEAVAAVDGLRAP; encoded by the coding sequence GTGCCGCGTCAGCCGGACCTGCCCGACCTGCCGGATCTCCCCGCGCTCGGGACGACGGCGCCGCCGTTCCGCGTGACGGACGTCACGGGTGCGCCGATCACGGGCGCGGACCTGCTCGGTCGCCCGGCCCTGCTCGTGTTCTTCCCGTTCGCGTTCTCCGGCGTGTGCACCTCCGAGCTGACGGAGCTGAGCGCGGCCCTGCCGCAGCTGGCCCCGACGCGCGTCCTGGGCATCTCCTGCGACCCGACCTTCAGCCAGGCGGCCTGGGCGCGCGAGGCGGGCGTCGCCGTCGAGCTCGCGTCCGACTTCTGGCCCCACGGAGCGACGGCGACGGCGTTCGGGGCGTTCGACGAGTCGCACGGCTGGGCGCATCGGGTGAGCGTCCTGCTGGACGGCGACGGCGTGGTGCGGTGGCGCACCGCGAGCCCGCCGGGCCGACCGCGCGACGCGGCGGAGGCGGTCGCCGCCGTCGACGGTCTGCGGGCCCCATGA
- a CDS encoding CPBP family intramembrane glutamic endopeptidase: MSLPTTVDPGPIAPMPGPVWPPGSVLPGLGPVTPRRLPGSGPAPEPAAATPFARLPRTLDWAWWRPLIALVIGGVLALGASMVVFVAGVTIAVLVGDADSSLIGLERYINSLLVLDASDPLALGISLASIAVWIPAVYLALLCAGMRPLGHVTSVAYRMRWGWLGACFGPAGIAMGASVLVTFGLFPFLPGGAYEPDWTPLGELAAALLVVLLLVPFQAAAEEYVFRGMLPQALASWLPWRTKAWRWVPFLVPTAAFTFSHGYGLWGLLDVTVFALAAMWLTWRTGGIEAAIALHVLNNVVAFGVLGSGVLGSTENAAEGGSPIALALTAATSLLYVWLVERIRRRRGLAVTSPWPEVVTR; this comes from the coding sequence GTGAGCCTTCCCACGACGGTCGATCCCGGCCCGATCGCACCGATGCCGGGGCCGGTCTGGCCGCCCGGGTCGGTCCTCCCGGGGCTCGGGCCGGTGACGCCGCGCCGGCTGCCGGGCTCGGGACCGGCGCCGGAGCCGGCCGCGGCGACGCCGTTCGCACGGCTCCCGCGCACGCTGGACTGGGCGTGGTGGCGGCCGCTCATCGCGCTCGTCATCGGCGGTGTGCTCGCGCTGGGCGCGTCGATGGTCGTGTTCGTCGCCGGCGTGACGATCGCCGTCCTGGTGGGCGACGCGGACAGCTCCCTGATCGGCCTCGAGCGCTACATCAACAGCCTTCTCGTGCTCGACGCGTCGGACCCGCTCGCCCTCGGCATCTCGCTCGCGTCGATCGCGGTCTGGATCCCCGCGGTCTACCTCGCGCTGCTGTGCGCGGGGATGCGCCCGCTGGGTCACGTGACCTCGGTGGCGTACCGGATGCGGTGGGGATGGCTCGGAGCGTGCTTCGGCCCGGCCGGGATCGCGATGGGCGCGTCGGTGCTCGTGACGTTCGGGCTCTTCCCGTTCCTGCCCGGCGGGGCGTACGAACCGGACTGGACGCCGCTCGGCGAGCTCGCTGCCGCCCTCCTCGTCGTGCTGCTGCTCGTCCCGTTCCAGGCGGCCGCCGAGGAGTACGTGTTCCGCGGCATGCTGCCTCAGGCGCTGGCGTCGTGGCTGCCGTGGCGGACGAAGGCGTGGCGCTGGGTGCCGTTCCTCGTACCTACCGCCGCGTTCACGTTCTCGCACGGCTACGGGCTGTGGGGGCTGCTCGACGTCACGGTGTTCGCGCTCGCCGCGATGTGGCTCACGTGGCGCACCGGCGGGATCGAGGCGGCCATCGCGCTCCACGTCCTCAACAACGTCGTCGCGTTCGGCGTGCTCGGGTCCGGCGTGCTGGGCTCGACGGAGAACGCGGCAGAGGGCGGCAGCCCGATCGCGCTCGCCCTGACGGCGGCGACGTCGCTGCTGTACGTCTGGCTCGTCGAGCGCATCCGGCGCCGTCGCGGCCTGGCGGTCACGTCCCCCTGGCCGGAGGTGGTCACCCGATGA
- a CDS encoding DUF1772 domain-containing protein codes for MTRLVLVATTVVMALVTGLSFTFAATVMPNLAGVDDHTFVVITQRFNENLWFPLSFTAALVLTILATVLQAAVAPGPAVRWVVAALLLYGVVLAITGAVHIPLNEEISGAGHPDQIADLAGVRDTFEAPWVTWNTVRTLFGIAAVAALARALLLHGRQHRP; via the coding sequence GTGACACGTCTCGTGCTCGTCGCCACCACGGTGGTGATGGCCCTTGTCACCGGGCTGAGCTTCACGTTCGCGGCGACAGTCATGCCCAACCTGGCCGGCGTCGACGACCACACCTTCGTGGTGATCACGCAACGGTTCAACGAGAACCTGTGGTTCCCCCTGAGCTTCACCGCGGCGCTCGTCCTGACGATCCTCGCCACCGTGCTCCAGGCCGCGGTCGCACCGGGACCCGCCGTACGCTGGGTCGTCGCCGCGCTCCTGCTCTACGGCGTGGTCCTCGCCATCACCGGCGCTGTCCACATCCCGCTCAACGAGGAGATCAGCGGCGCCGGCCACCCCGATCAGATCGCTGACCTCGCCGGCGTCCGCGACACGTTCGAGGCACCATGGGTCACCTGGAACACCGTGCGCACGCTGTTCGGTATCGCGGCGGTCGCCGCCCTCGCCCGGGCGCTCCTCCTCCACGGACGCCAGCACCGCCCGTAG
- a CDS encoding AraC family transcriptional regulator, with protein MRSGDPWASSDPLGEALHFLRMSGSFYCRSELTPPWGLDLPPEPGSMWFHVVNAGRCWLDVDGDEPRQLQPGDFALVPHGEGHRLYSEPGTPTPRFDELEYDCGTERYAILRHDGGGGGTPTSLVCGTVRFGHPAARSLMALLPDAVIIDGASRSPSPEAEWMHSTLRLIAAEGRQLRPGGEAVITRLSDILVIQAIRAWIADHPAGHVGWLRALQDPRIGRAMSLVHRDPAKPWSVAALARETAMSRSAFAARFTELVGEPVMHYVTRWRMQVALDRLQQGDSSVGELAAHLGYESEAAFKRAFKRTVGITPGSVRRTPPEELLTSAADAGA; from the coding sequence ATGCGAAGTGGTGATCCCTGGGCCAGCAGTGATCCGCTCGGTGAGGCCCTGCACTTCTTGCGCATGTCGGGAAGCTTCTACTGCCGATCCGAGCTCACCCCGCCGTGGGGGTTGGACCTGCCGCCCGAGCCGGGGTCGATGTGGTTCCACGTCGTGAATGCGGGACGATGCTGGCTTGACGTCGACGGCGACGAGCCTCGGCAGCTTCAGCCCGGCGACTTCGCCCTCGTGCCCCACGGCGAAGGGCACCGGCTGTACAGCGAACCCGGGACCCCGACGCCACGATTCGACGAGCTGGAGTATGACTGCGGTACCGAGCGGTACGCGATCCTGCGGCACGACGGTGGAGGAGGGGGGACGCCGACGAGCCTGGTGTGTGGCACCGTCCGGTTCGGGCACCCCGCGGCCCGCAGCCTGATGGCGCTCTTGCCCGACGCCGTCATCATCGACGGCGCATCGCGCTCACCCTCGCCTGAGGCCGAGTGGATGCACAGCACGCTCCGGCTGATCGCCGCCGAAGGCCGGCAGTTGCGGCCCGGTGGCGAGGCCGTGATCACCCGGCTGTCCGACATCCTGGTGATTCAGGCCATCCGCGCGTGGATCGCGGACCATCCCGCCGGACACGTCGGATGGTTGCGAGCGCTGCAGGATCCGCGGATCGGCAGGGCCATGTCGTTGGTCCACCGTGACCCTGCCAAGCCCTGGTCGGTGGCAGCCCTGGCACGGGAGACCGCGATGTCCCGGTCGGCCTTCGCTGCCCGCTTCACCGAGCTGGTCGGCGAGCCCGTGATGCACTACGTCACTCGCTGGCGGATGCAGGTGGCACTCGACCGGCTACAACAGGGCGACAGCTCAGTCGGGGAGCTCGCAGCCCATCTGGGATATGAGTCGGAAGCAGCGTTCAAGCGCGCGTTCAAACGCACGGTCGGCATCACTCCTGGCTCCGTCCGTCGGACACCGCCCGAGGAGCTGCTCACGTCTGCCGCCGACGCCGGGGCCTGA
- a CDS encoding dihydrofolate reductase family protein gives MGKTVLDMSISVDGFVAGPNETIDNGLGDGGQRLHDWGLPRDADGRYIEGRGGEIDAAMMAAYESAGASVCGRGTVDPAGGWGGDAYDGPPVFIYARRPPRSDELRWSKFTYVDTVEDAVGRAREKAGDADVVVQGAGTGQAAIAAGLIDEIQLHVMPLLLRDGRRLFDLPGGVPTELDLIDVRQGVALHLRYEVRR, from the coding sequence ATGGGTAAGACAGTCCTGGACATGTCCATCTCCGTCGACGGCTTCGTCGCCGGCCCGAACGAGACGATCGACAACGGTCTCGGCGACGGCGGCCAGCGACTGCACGACTGGGGACTGCCCCGAGACGCGGATGGCAGGTACATCGAGGGCAGAGGTGGCGAGATCGACGCCGCGATGATGGCGGCGTACGAGTCCGCCGGTGCCTCCGTCTGCGGTCGCGGCACCGTTGATCCGGCCGGCGGCTGGGGCGGTGATGCCTACGACGGGCCGCCCGTGTTCATCTACGCGCGCCGACCGCCTCGGTCGGATGAGCTGCGCTGGTCCAAGTTCACCTACGTCGACACCGTCGAGGACGCGGTCGGCAGGGCACGGGAGAAGGCCGGAGACGCCGACGTGGTCGTGCAGGGCGCGGGAACCGGCCAGGCGGCGATCGCGGCCGGTCTGATCGACGAGATCCAGCTCCATGTCATGCCGCTCCTCCTGCGTGACGGCCGCCGCCTCTTCGACCTGCCCGGCGGCGTACCCACGGAGCTGGACCTCATCGACGTGCGTCAGGGCGTCGCCCTCCACCTGCGCTACGAGGTCCGGCGCTGA